A part of Daphnia pulex isolate KAP4 chromosome 6, ASM2113471v1 genomic DNA contains:
- the LOC124195524 gene encoding uncharacterized protein LOC124195524, whose protein sequence is MKVSTQSYLTLAVLLPVILLIHPYIAAKETNSKKNLLAEDHFHLGADFEAEFSSMENQIAVMAINNTSSANSTGTISQTVQEEEGVNDGNTVSFINTGSDETAVVVGHGRQYGDGGYHHASPVHIDFSPIFLAIVPIALFLGAAAAFALATASSSSSSAAAAAQQQQQQQEAANNNNNANNNANNNNNAILAALFAAIINNKGSHAKAHKTIIYAYNVTKVHDWRRSMGDSYQFSLPQIKPLSSHFHRRRKYVKEEP, encoded by the exons ATGAAGGTATCGACGCAATCGTATTTGACGCTGGCCGTCCTCTTGCCCGTCATCCTCCTCATCCACCCTTACATCGCAGCCAAGGAGACTAACAGCAAGAAAAATTTGCTGGCCGAAGATCATTTCCATCTCGGTGCCGACTTTGAGGCCGAATTCAGCTCGATGGAGAATCAAATCGCAGTGATGGCCATCAACAACACGTCATCCGCTAACAGCACAg GCACGATTTCACAGACAGttcaggaagaagaaggtgttAATGACGGGAATACCGTTAGCTTTATAAACACGGGATCGGACGAAACGGCTGTCGTCGTTGGACACGGGCGACAGTACGGCGACGGTGGCTACCACCACGCCAGCCCAGTTCATATCGATTTCAGTCCGATATTCTTGGCTATCGTTCCGATCGCTTTGTTCTTGGGCGCAGCGGCAGCCTTCGCTTTGGCGACGGCGTCTTCGTCCAGTTCGTCGGCTGCGGCcgctgcccagcagcagcagcagcagcaggaggcggccaacaacaacaacaacgcaaaCAACaacgcaaacaacaacaacaacgccatCCTGGCCGCTCTGTTCGCCGcaatcatcaacaacaagGGCAGTCACGCTAAAGCTCACAAGACCATCATCTACGCCTACAACGTGACCAAAGTTCACGATTGGCGTCGATCCATGGGCGACAGCTATCAGTTTTCTTTGCCGCAAATCAAACCGCTGTCCAGTCACTTCCACCGACGTCGCAAATATGTCAAAGAAGAACCTTAA